The Diceros bicornis minor isolate mBicDic1 chromosome 31, mDicBic1.mat.cur, whole genome shotgun sequence genomic sequence tgtgttctcttccttctctctcattctctctcatttatgCAATTTCTTCAAAAGCGATCTGGGGTGCCGCCCCCTTCCTTTGTCCAGATGTTCAGTCCTGCTGATGTCCACGCTGCCCGCAGACATTTAGGGCACCTGGGTCGGGCAGGCCCTGTCTCTGCTCTGCTGAGACAACCACACATCTCTGTGCTGGGGACTCCCCCAGAGTCAGTGCCCATGGAGGGGGGACGGAGCTGGGGGAACCAgagaggggaggcaggagaggccAGTCTTCTGGAGATGCTCGGGAGATCTTGGCAGAAGAGGAGACACTTGAGCTGAATCCTGAAGGCCCAGTTCACCAGAcacaggtgggagggagggcaggccaGGCGGAGGGCACGGCCCGGGCAAAGGTGTGGAGGGATAAGAGTGCAGGagcagaggagggcagggaggcgGTGTGAAGGAGCATCCCTGACACCCTTGCCCCGTGTCCGCGTGGCCCCCGTGGGCGCCGACCGTGGCATCTCCCCCCGCCCCCTGCAGGAGGACTACAACGCCGAGTGCGAGTTTGTGGAGCGGATCCACGAGCTGGGCTACAACACGTACGCCTCCCGGCTGTACCGGACGGTGCCCAGCGGGCCGGGGGCGCGGCGCCAGCCCAGCGCCGAGAGACTGTGGTACGTGTCCGTGAACGGCAAGGGCCGGCCCCGCCGGGGCTTCAAGACGCGCCGCACGCAGAAGTCCTCCCTCTTCCTGCCCCGCGTGCTGGACCACAAGGACCACGAGATGGTGCGGCTGCTCCAGAGCAGGGCCGGGCTCCGCGGAGGGCCACCCAGCCCCGGGGGCGGCGacagcagcagaggcagcagaGCCGGGGAGGTCGCAGGGCCCCCCAGGCCTGAGGGAGTGGAGGCCTGATGCTTTCTGGCCCCGGGCTGGGCTCTGAGCTCACGGCCAGCCCGGCCTGGCAGGTGTGGACCAGCCGACGCCTGCATGTGCACCATCAGCTGACCACCGGGGCCCAGTGGGTTTCCATGACTGGCTCCCCCACTCCGTACCCCCCTTTGCTGCTTCTGGGCTGGCTCCTGTTTCGAGGGCCAGCGAAACACGTTCTCAACCTCTCCTGATCCTCCCAAACAAGGGTCACATCAGAACGAGGGGGGTTCAGAGGGAGGGCTGCTTTCAATGAAGACCCTTGTGGGTTTGCGTTGGCCAGGAGCCCCCTTCTCCCACAGGGAAAGCCAGCTGAAACTCGGGGGCCCAGCTGAAACGCGGGGGCCCAGCCACTGAGGAGTCGCCGTGCCGTGTGTCTGTGGGCCACGTGGGGTCTGTGTAATCGAGACATTAAAGTATTTTATTCTACTGTGTCACTGAGTAGATGATAACACAACACGAAGAGACACTGGCGGTTTTCACGGATTATTTTTTGAACGGATCTGCTTGTGACTACAGCAGCGTCTGTTCCAAATCGTGATTTTAAGATGTGAGATTGTATTCTGAGAAATTAGGCTAAAGATGCATTTAATGCCCTggttttgaaagtattttttgaAAACAATAGATGGTTGGTGTGGATGGAAAAAGTAGGCTAAtgcttgtgtgtgcgtgtgtgtgtgcaagtgagTTCTTGTGGGTGTCAGCATGTGGCTGTGTTTGTGTGCACACGTGCatgcatctgtgtgtgtatgtgtgcatgcatctgtgtgtgtacacgtgtgcatgcatctgtgtgtgtatgtgtgcatgcatctgtgtgtgtacatgcgtGCATGCATCTATGTGTGTACACGCGTgcatgcatctgtgtgtgtgtgttcctggtTGTGTCTGAAGGtattgtgcatatgtgtgtgcacacacgtgtagagagagagaaagaaagagacttacTTCATTTAGAACTCCAAGAAAACTTCCCCCATCGTGCAGCCGTGTGCTTCTGCGTGGATGGTCTTGAGCACCTGTGCTGTGGCCGGATACGGCTCTCTCCGGAGTCCGTTATTCCTGCCACCTGCCACCAGCGCCTTGAGCGTTCCTGGCTTTCCCTAAGAAAGCTCGGCTCAGAGGGGTGACATGAATTGCCAGGTCCACCGCCAGTAGGTGTCCAAGCTCCATCTTGGAACAGGTGccttccctgccccccccccccgccacgcACCTGCTCCCCCAACAATGGCGGAGGCGGGGTCACCTGGGGCAGGTGAGAACCGAAGGGCAGGGCATGGGCAGCGCTCTCACTCTTCCCGGACCCCACAGGGGCAGCCCTCCCAGGTGAGGGGTGTGGCCCGGCCTGTGCCCACAGCGGACGGAGGCGCTCTGTTCCCTGCCCTGCTGGGGTCAGCCCGCACCAGCCAACCACAGGAGGAGGCCGGCTCAGTGCCGACATCTGTGCAACAGCCTGCG encodes the following:
- the FGF3 gene encoding LOW QUALITY PROTEIN: fibroblast growth factor 3 (The sequence of the model RefSeq protein was modified relative to this genomic sequence to represent the inferred CDS: inserted 1 base in 1 codon), translated to MGLIWLLLLSLLEPGWPAAGPGVRLRRDAGGRGGVYEHLGGAPRRRKLYCATKYHLQLHPNGRVNGSLENSAYSILEITAVEVGIVAIKGLFSGRYLAMNKRGRLYASEDYNAECEFVERIHELGYNTYASRLYRTVPSGPGARRQPSAERLWYVSVNGKGRPRRGFKTRRTQKSSLFLPRVLDHKDHEMVRLLQXQGRAPRRATQPRGRRQQQRQQSRGGRRAPQA